The following are encoded together in the Humulus lupulus chromosome 5, drHumLupu1.1, whole genome shotgun sequence genome:
- the LOC133780523 gene encoding ethylene-responsive transcription factor 13-like: protein MPGSKSSLNFNELALLESIYHHLLDDSASPAPAISNSFGSASRTSSNISSSDNGLAFTANDSELPFKHSERCSDQDMLTYGGSNSSITDPYVISCPGDSDAAMASEKQAPRRAMHFRGVRRRPWGKYAAEIRDPAKNGSRVWLGTYERAEDAALAYDRAAFKIRGAKAKLNFPHLIGCSYEVEPVRVTTKRRRFPELDYVNEPPR from the coding sequence ATGCCCGGATCAAAAAGCTCCTTAAACTTCAACGAGTTAGCTCTTCTAGAATCTATCTACCACCATCTTCTAGATGACTCAGCTTCTCCGGCTCCGGCAATAAGCAACAGCTTCGGAAGTGCTTCGCGGACAAGCTCGAATATTTCGAGTTCCGATAATGGCCTCGCATTCACCGCAAATGACAGTGAACTTCCATTCAAACATAGCGAGCGCTGTTCCGATCAGGACATGCTGACCTATGGAGGTAGTAACAGTAGTATTACTGATCCATATGTAATTAGCTGCCCTGGAGACTCCGATGCGGCGATGGCGAGTGAGAAGCAAGCGCCGCGGAGGGCGATGCATTTCAGGGGCGTCAGAAGGAGGCCATGGGGAAAGTACGCGGCTGAGATAAGAGACCCAGCAAAGAACGGCTCAAGGGTGTGGCTGGGGACTTATGAGAGAGCGGAGGACGCTGCGCTGGCTTACGACCGAGCCGCTTTCAAAATTCGTGGCGCAAAAGCAAAGCTGAATTTTCCTCATTTGATCGGCTGCAGTTACGAAGTTGAGCCTGTTAGGGTGACTACAAAACGGCGCCGCTTCCCGGAGCTGGATTACGTCAACGAGCCTCCGCGGTAG